The Microbacterium natoriense genomic interval GATGTCGCGAGCGCGGGACCGATGGTCGGCGATGCTCACCGTGCTCGCGTGCACCCGGATCAGCACTTCGCCGGGCCTCGGCGAAGGGGTGGGGCGCTGCTCGAGGTGCACTTGCTCGGGGCCGCCGAAGCGGCGATAGACGGCCGCGGTCATGGTCGTGTCGGTTGTCATGACTCGATGCTCGCCGCCTCGGGTTCGCGCGTCATCGGCCGGCAGACCAGGATCCGTCCGGCCGAAAGTACGACTCCGAGTCCGTGCGGAAGGCCGATGTCCGCCGTCCTCGCTCACGCCAGCATCGAGACATGTCGGAACACATGAAGGTCTCCCACCCGCCTGCCGGACAACCGCAGCGGCGTTCGAAGAGCGGATGGCCGGCGATTGCCGGCCTCCTGCTGCTCAGCGCACTCCCGGTGTTCGGAGGGGCGCTTCGGCTGACGGAGGTGAGCACGAACCCCGAGGGCGCAGGCCTCCTGCCCTCAGCGGTGGTATTGGTCGCGCACATCGTGGCGATGACCGTGTACTGCGTTCTCGGCGCCTTCCAGTTCTCGCCGGCACTGCGTATCCGGCATCGCTGGCACCGCGCCGCCGGCCGCGTCCTGATCCCCGCCGCCTTCATCGCGGCGCTGTCCGCCATCTGGCTTGCGGTGTTCTTCGGCGGCCACCTCGATGAGCTCGCACTCGCGATGGTCCGCCTGGTTTTCGCGACAGCGATGACGGTGTTCCTCGTGCGGGCGGTGATCGCGATCACGCGCCGCGACTTCGCTGCACACGGTGCATGGATGACACGCGCCTACGCGATCGCCGTCTCCGGCGGAACCCAGGCGCTGGTCTTCGCGCTGTGGACGATCCCCCTCGGCGAAGTGGACGCTTTCGGTGAGGCCTGGCTGGTCGCGACGGCGTTCGTGGTCAACAGCATCGTGGCGGAGCTGCTCATCCGTCGACGGACCGGCCGGCGGGTGCGCCGCGTGTCGGATCGAGGTGCGCTTGTATCCTGACGGAGTGACCGGGCTTCTGCGTTCCGCGTGGAGGGCGCCGAGCGCCGTGCCCCCTCCGCCGCGCCGGGTCTGGCGGGATTGGGTTCTGCTGGCCCTCGTCGCCGTGCTGGCGGTGGTCGAGGGCAGCCTCCGAACCGACCTGCAGCAGCCGTTGGTCTCGGTGCTCGTGCTCCTCGCCGTGCTGCCGACCGTGCTGTGGCGTCGCACCAGGCCGCTGGTGATGCTCGTCATCGTGATGGTGCCGCTCGGGCTGCTCCTGCCCGATTCGACCCTCTACACGAGCCTCTTCGTCATGGTGATGGTCTACGCACTCTTCCGCTGGGGATCAGGTCGCGACCTCGTGATCGGGTCGGTCATCCTCCTTGCGAGCCTCGGCCTCACGTTCGTCCGCGGGGAAGGCCTCGATGATCTCATCGGCGGGTTCGCGCTGCTGCTGACGATGGTGCTGCTCGGGATCGCGTTCCGTTATCGGGCCGGATCCCGGCAGCGTCGTCTCGATCGCATCAGGATGCTGGAGCGCGAGCATCTTGCCCGTGATCTGCATGACACCGTCGCCCACCACGTCTCGGCCATCGCAATCCGGGCCCAGGCGGGCCTGGCGGTGGCGACGCGAGACCCCCGAGCGGCGGAGGACGCGCTCGGCGTGATCGAAGCGGAGGCGGCCAAGACTCTGAGCGAACTGCGGTCCATGGTGCGGGTGCTGAGACAGGGCGATACGGCGGAGCTCGCACCCAGTCCGAGGCTGGGCGACATCGAGCAGCTCGCCGGAACGAGGCCGGGCGGTGTGGCAGTCGTCGTGAAGGTCACGGGCGATGACGGCAGCATCCCGCCGCCCGTCGCAGCCGCTGTCTTCCGCCTCGCGCAGGAGTCCGTGACCAACGCCCTCCGTCACGCCCGGCAGGTCACGCGAGTGGATGTGCTCGTGCAGGCGGATGCAGGCAAGCTGACGTTGAGCGTGACGAATGACGGAGAGGTCGCCGCGTCTCCCACGCCCGGATTCGGGATCATCGGCATGATGGAGCGCGCCGCCCTGCTCGGCGGCACCTGCCAGGCGGGACCCGCGCCGGGCGGCGGATGGGTCGTCACCGCAGTGCTCCCTCGTGTTGGATGGGCAGCATGACCATCCGCGTGCTCGTCGCCGACGACCAGGAACTCGTGCGCACGGGGCTGAGCATGATCCTCGGCGCGCAGCCGGACATCGAGGTCGTGGGTCAGGCCGTCGACGGCAACGAAGCCGTCGCCCTCGCCCGCAGTCTGCGACCCGACGTCTGCCTGTTCGACATCCGCATGCCCGACCTCGACGGTATCGAGGCCACTCGTGTGCTCGCCGGCCCAGGTGCGGACGACCCGATGGCGGTCGTCGTCATCACGACCTTCGACCTCGACGAGTACGTCTTCGCGGCGCTGCGGGCGGGCGCCAAGGGCTTTCTGCTCAAGGATGCCGGACCGGAGCTGCTCGCCCAGGCGATCCGCGCTGCGGCCCGCGGGGATGCTCTGATCGCCCCCGATGTCACGGTGCGGCTGCTCGAGGCGTTCGCCGGGGCGGGGCCCGCAGCCCCTCCGCCGCAGCCGGTCGAGCCGCTCACCGAACGCGAGGAACAGGTGCTCGCGAAGGTCGCGGGCGGACTGAGCAACAGCGAGATCGCGAGAGAGTTGTACATCACCCTCAGTACGGTGAAGACGCACGTCGCGAGCCTGATGACCAAGCTCGGCGCTCGCAACCGCGTCGAGATCGCCATCTGGGCACATCAGACGGGGCGGATGCGCGCCCGAACCACCGGCGAGGGCCACTAGCTCCGCGCGCTCGACCCAGGCGAAGCGGCTCTCGTGCTGGAGCTACTCGGCATTCGCCATCCTTGACGCACCCGGCCAGGGAAGCGGCTGCTTCACGCCTGATAGCGCGTGGCGAGGTCGGCGCCCAGGTTTCCGCTCATGATGAGGCGCTCGGCGCTGGCGAGCTGATCGAGAGGATCGATCGCCTCCAGTCCGGGGAGGCAGAGGATCTCGCCATGGGAGAAGGCCGCCCATGCTGCCCGAGCGACATCTTGCGGAGTCATCGCGTTCGGCAGCTGCGAGGCTCCGCCGTTCCACTCGGATGACACGAGGCCTGGGCAGACCACGGTCGCGTGCACGCCGGTGCCTGCCAGCTCCGTCGCCAGAACCCGGGTGAACGCGACCGTCCCCGCCTTCGCGCCGACGTACAGCGCACGCTTCGGCAATGTGCGGCCGACGCCCTCAGGAGGTGCGGACACCCCCGCGCTGAAGGCGAGATTCGAGGCGACGGTGATCACCCCTCCATGCCCGCGATCCAGCATGGAGGGGAGGACAGCTCTGGTCAGCGCGGGTGTGGCGTCGGCGTTGAGCGTCCACGCGCGCTCCAGGTCGTGCGGATCGATCTCGGAGAACGGGCCGTAAGCGCTGACGCCGGCGTTCGAAACCAGCAGGTCGACATCTCCCGCGCCGGCACGTTCGACGGCGCGCTGGAGTCCCTGGCGGTCTGAGAGGTCTGCGGCCACGATCTCGGATGTCGCTCCGATGCCGGCGAACTCGTTCGCGAGAGCCGATAGGCGGTCTTCGCGACGTGCGACCAGGACGAGGTCGTAGCCCTCGTGCGCAAGCAAGGTGGCGGTTGCGGCACCGATGCCGGAGCTTGCTCCGGTGATGAAGGCGATCGGTCGAGTCATAGTAGGTCCAACTTCTTTATAGATATCAAGATCTTGATGACTATACAACAGTAAACTCGATCTGTGAACGATTCTTCGAACAGCTCCGATCCGCGCGCGCGCACAGTCTGGGCGTTGCGACGAGCCGAATTGGCAGTCCAGGGTCTGAAGGAGCGGCAGCTTCGACCTGTCGGGATCACTGCCTCGCACTATGCCCTCCTCGTATCGATCGACTCCGAGCCGGGCTTGGCCGGCGCGACCCTGGCGCGCCGGCTGAACATCACACCGCAAGCGATCGCCTCCCTTGTAGCGCGGCTCGTCGAGCGGGGTTTCATCGAGCGTCGCCCTCACCCGCGACACCCCAACGTCCGAGAACTGCACCTGACCGACGAAGGCCGTCGTTCGCTCAGCAGGGCCGATGACGTCGTACAACGCATCGAGCAACGAGTCGAAGACCTTCTCGGAACTGTGCAGGCCGACGAGCTTCGAGTGATGCTCGATGCGATCGCATTCTCGCTCGCGCACGCCGACGACGGACAGGCGGAGCCGTCGTGACGAGTCTCAAGGAGCTTCTCGCGGTTGATCGAACGGGGGCGGAAAAGAAGTAGCCGGGCGTCTTTCGGGGCGCAGCAGCAACCGCGCGCCGACGACGGCGCTGGCTGCGCTCGCAGAGAACCTTCAGGTCGCCGACGGGCTGTCTCGCTCCGATCGCTGATCGAACTCGACCGGATCGAAGCTGTGCTCAAGCGCCCGCAACGCCGTGCGCCATGCCTCGGCATCGACGGAGAAGTGGTGGGTCTCGCCGTTCTCGATGTGCGTCAGCGTCATCGTCTGAATCAGTCCGCCGACCAGTTCGGGGAGGAACTGCACGGACGCGTGCTCCCTATACGCGTGCGCTGCTGGACAGCATCCCCCGGCTGGACGGTCCCCGCCCACTCCGGTTGCGCACGACATCTGAAGGAGCGCTCTCGTGACCGACGTCCTCACAGTGACTGATCTGGTCGTCGGATACGGCGACCGCGTCGTTCTCGACGGTGTGAGCCTGCGGGTCCCCCCAGGCGGGAGCGTCGGCCTGGTCGGCGAGTCCGGTTCGGGCAAGTCGACTCTCGCGCGGACCATCCTGGGGCTTCAGACGGCCCGATCCGGGAGCGTCGAGTAGCGGGAATCGGAGGTGACCCTGACCATCCGGTGCAGATGGTGTTCCAGGATCCGATCTCGTCGTTGAATCCCCACCGTGCGGCGATCGATATCGTCGCTGAACCGCTGACCATCCGAGGAGTGGGCACGAAGCGGCAGCGCCGGGAACGTGCCCGCGAGCTGCTTCATCGGGTCGGACTGAATCCTGAGCTCTTCGCCGAGGCCCGCCCCGGCACTCTGTCGGGCGGGCAGGCGCAGCGGGTTGCCATCGCCAGAGCCCTGGTCGCGGAACCGGCTCTGCTGCTCTGCGACGAGCCGGTGTCATCGCTGGACGTCTCAGTGCAGGCCAGGGTGCTGAATCTGCTCGCCGATCTCCGCGAAGAGGCCGGTCTCAGCCTGCTCTTCATCTCTCACGACCTCGCCGTGGTGCGGATGATCGCCGATTCCGTCTCGGTGCTCTGCGAGGGACGGATCGTCGAGAGCGGTGAGACCGAACGGGTCATCGCCGACCCGCAGCACGAGTACACCCGGCAGCTGCTGGATTCGGCTCCGCGGCTGCCGGGTGCACTCGAATCCGACGTCTCAGCCGTGTGACCGCAGCCGGTCGAAGGCGAGTGCAGCGAGCGCGGCCGCCTGATCACCCAACACGCCGTCATCGAACTGCACGAAGGGCGAGTGATTGTAGGAGACGGCGTCGGGCGCGAGGTCTGCGGGCGTCGCAAGGAGTCGGAAGAAACTGCTCGGCACCTCGTTGGAGACGAAGGCGAAGTCCTCCGAGCCCATGACGGCGGTCGCCGCATCGAGCTTTGTGACGCGGTCTGCGCCGAACATCTCCGAGAGGACGTCGGCGGACTGCGTCGTGAGATGGTCATCGTTGACGAGCGGCGGGCAGCCCTCGGTGATCTCGACGCTCGCTGTCGCACCGTGGGCCTCCGCGATCGCGGGTACGAGACGCGAGAGCCGCTGCTTCACCCGCTCAAGGGCGGCGGTGCTGAGGTTCCGGAGAGTTCCTTCGGCGGTCGCCTCGGCAGGGATGACGTTCCGTGCGCTCCCCGCACGGAGCGTGGTCAGCGTGAGGATGATCGGGTCCTGAGCGTCCATCTGACGAGTGACGAGGCTCTGTGCCGCCAGGATGATCTCGGCGAGGATCGGCACCGGATCGATTGCCTCGAATGGGCGGGATCCATGCCCGCCTTCACCGTGCACCGTGATCGAGACAGTGTTCGATCCAGCGGTCGACGCCCCGGGGGCCAGGCCGAAGTGTCCGGACGGTCCTGGAGAGACATGGATGCCGTACGCCGCGACCGGGCGCTCGCCGGCCGCCTCGAGCAATCCCTCGTCGAGCATCATCTTGGCGCCTTGGAGGACTTCTTCCCCGGGCTGGAACATGAAGATCACGCTGCCCGGCAGCTCGTCCTGCCGCGCCGAGAGCAGCTTGGCCGCGCCCACCAGACCGGCCATGTGAAGGTCATGTCCGCATGCGTGCATCGCTGCACCTGTCGAGCTGTACGGGAGCCCGGTCTCCTCGACCAGGGGGAGTCCGTCCATGTCTCCGCGCAGCAGCACGACGGGGCCCGGTTTGCCCCCTCGCAGCACCGCGACGATGGAACTCAGATCGCGCCCCAGCGTGATCTCGAGAGGGAGCCCGCTGAGGGCATCGAGGAGCCGCTGCTGGGTGCGCGGAAGGTCGATGCCCGTTTCGGGGTCCTGGTGGAGAGCTCGCCGCAGCTCGACGAGGTCGGGCAGCAGCGCCTGCGAATCCATGCGCAGATCTTCGAGAAGTGATGCGGCGATCGCGGTTCCGGTCATGATGTGTGTCCTTCATTCAGAGTGATCGAGGTGGGGGCTTGCGGCACGGTTCCGGTCGGGGTCGATCCGAACTCAGGGGAGGTGCTGAGGGAGTACTTCCCGAATGCCAGAGCGGCGGTCGAGGCGAGGAAGAGCACAGCGCACACGGACCAGATGATCGTGTATCCCGCTTCGGTCCCTTCGTTGCTCGTGAGGGCGATGGAGAGGATGATCGCGAACAGGGCGCCTGCGATCGATCCGCCGAGCGTACGTAGAGAGTTGTAGACTCCCGCCGCGATTCCCGTGTCGGTGTCCGGCGCATACTCCGCGATGAGAGCGGGGAGAGCTCCCATGAGCAGACCCATCCCGAGTCCCGTCGGGATGGCGA includes:
- a CDS encoding DUF2306 domain-containing protein — its product is MSEHMKVSHPPAGQPQRRSKSGWPAIAGLLLLSALPVFGGALRLTEVSTNPEGAGLLPSAVVLVAHIVAMTVYCVLGAFQFSPALRIRHRWHRAAGRVLIPAAFIAALSAIWLAVFFGGHLDELALAMVRLVFATAMTVFLVRAVIAITRRDFAAHGAWMTRAYAIAVSGGTQALVFALWTIPLGEVDAFGEAWLVATAFVVNSIVAELLIRRRTGRRVRRVSDRGALVS
- a CDS encoding sensor histidine kinase, with product MTGLLRSAWRAPSAVPPPPRRVWRDWVLLALVAVLAVVEGSLRTDLQQPLVSVLVLLAVLPTVLWRRTRPLVMLVIVMVPLGLLLPDSTLYTSLFVMVMVYALFRWGSGRDLVIGSVILLASLGLTFVRGEGLDDLIGGFALLLTMVLLGIAFRYRAGSRQRRLDRIRMLEREHLARDLHDTVAHHVSAIAIRAQAGLAVATRDPRAAEDALGVIEAEAAKTLSELRSMVRVLRQGDTAELAPSPRLGDIEQLAGTRPGGVAVVVKVTGDDGSIPPPVAAAVFRLAQESVTNALRHARQVTRVDVLVQADAGKLTLSVTNDGEVAASPTPGFGIIGMMERAALLGGTCQAGPAPGGGWVVTAVLPRVGWAA
- a CDS encoding response regulator, coding for MTIRVLVADDQELVRTGLSMILGAQPDIEVVGQAVDGNEAVALARSLRPDVCLFDIRMPDLDGIEATRVLAGPGADDPMAVVVITTFDLDEYVFAALRAGAKGFLLKDAGPELLAQAIRAAARGDALIAPDVTVRLLEAFAGAGPAAPPPQPVEPLTEREEQVLAKVAGGLSNSEIARELYITLSTVKTHVASLMTKLGARNRVEIAIWAHQTGRMRARTTGEGH
- a CDS encoding SDR family NAD(P)-dependent oxidoreductase gives rise to the protein MTRPIAFITGASSGIGAATATLLAHEGYDLVLVARREDRLSALANEFAGIGATSEIVAADLSDRQGLQRAVERAGAGDVDLLVSNAGVSAYGPFSEIDPHDLERAWTLNADATPALTRAVLPSMLDRGHGGVITVASNLAFSAGVSAPPEGVGRTLPKRALYVGAKAGTVAFTRVLATELAGTGVHATVVCPGLVSSEWNGGASQLPNAMTPQDVARAAWAAFSHGEILCLPGLEAIDPLDQLASAERLIMSGNLGADLATRYQA
- a CDS encoding MarR family winged helix-turn-helix transcriptional regulator; the protein is MNDSSNSSDPRARTVWALRRAELAVQGLKERQLRPVGITASHYALLVSIDSEPGLAGATLARRLNITPQAIASLVARLVERGFIERRPHPRHPNVRELHLTDEGRRSLSRADDVVQRIEQRVEDLLGTVQADELRVMLDAIAFSLAHADDGQAEPS
- a CDS encoding ATP-binding cassette domain-containing protein, translating into MTDVLTVTDLVVGYGDRVVLDGVSLRVPPGGSVGLVGESGSGKSTLARTILGLQTARSGSVE
- a CDS encoding ABC transporter ATP-binding protein; translated protein: MVFQDPISSLNPHRAAIDIVAEPLTIRGVGTKRQRRERARELLHRVGLNPELFAEARPGTLSGGQAQRVAIARALVAEPALLLCDEPVSSLDVSVQARVLNLLADLREEAGLSLLFISHDLAVVRMIADSVSVLCEGRIVESGETERVIADPQHEYTRQLLDSAPRLPGALESDVSAV
- a CDS encoding M20 metallopeptidase family protein, whose translation is MTGTAIAASLLEDLRMDSQALLPDLVELRRALHQDPETGIDLPRTQQRLLDALSGLPLEITLGRDLSSIVAVLRGGKPGPVVLLRGDMDGLPLVEETGLPYSSTGAAMHACGHDLHMAGLVGAAKLLSARQDELPGSVIFMFQPGEEVLQGAKMMLDEGLLEAAGERPVAAYGIHVSPGPSGHFGLAPGASTAGSNTVSITVHGEGGHGSRPFEAIDPVPILAEIILAAQSLVTRQMDAQDPIILTLTTLRAGSARNVIPAEATAEGTLRNLSTAALERVKQRLSRLVPAIAEAHGATASVEITEGCPPLVNDDHLTTQSADVLSEMFGADRVTKLDAATAVMGSEDFAFVSNEVPSSFFRLLATPADLAPDAVSYNHSPFVQFDDGVLGDQAAALAALAFDRLRSHG